From Alligator mississippiensis isolate rAllMis1 chromosome 9, rAllMis1, whole genome shotgun sequence, one genomic window encodes:
- the LOC102561251 gene encoding serine protease inhibitor Kazal-type 6 isoform X4: MHRGVPAPPAFPEGESDVAGKEEDKPDCSEFKDSGTFCTRESNPHCGDDGMTYGNLCAFCKAVEKSGGKLRLYHMGKC; the protein is encoded by the exons ATGCATCGGGgtgtccctgcccctccagcgTTTCCTGAGGGTGAATCAG ATGTTGCCGGCAAAGAGGAGGACAAG CCTGACTGCAGCGAGTTCAAGGACTCGGGCACCTTCTGCACGCGGGAGTCCAACCCCCACTGCGGCGACGACGGCATGACCTACGGCAACTTGTGCGCCTTCTGCAAGGCCGTCGA GAAAAGTGGGGGGAAGCTTCGACTGTACCACATGGGGAAATGCTGA
- the LOC102561251 gene encoding serine protease inhibitor Kazal-type 6 isoform X2, translated as MHRGVPAPPAFPEGESDVAGKEEDKGSGGLRCPLRRREGGSAVTAVAAEMPDCSEFKDSGTFCTRESNPHCGDDGMTYGNLCAFCKAVEKSGGKLRLYHMGKC; from the exons ATGCATCGGGgtgtccctgcccctccagcgTTTCCTGAGGGTGAATCAG ATGTTGCCGGCAAAGAGGAGGACAAG GGCTCAGGTGGGCTGCGATGCCCATTGCGCCGGAGAGAAGGAGGCTCTGCCGTCACGGCCGTTGCGGCAGAAATG CCTGACTGCAGCGAGTTCAAGGACTCGGGCACCTTCTGCACGCGGGAGTCCAACCCCCACTGCGGCGACGACGGCATGACCTACGGCAACTTGTGCGCCTTCTGCAAGGCCGTCGA GAAAAGTGGGGGGAAGCTTCGACTGTACCACATGGGGAAATGCTGA
- the LOC106737427 gene encoding ovomucoid, translating to MIASVFGLLGLVLLSCLPDAVIEASQADCSSFKVGATGLVACPRIFQPVCGTDGITYPNECFLCTRILNGANVDKQHEGTCLLANCSSYRLSEDNEVACPKNLEPVCGTDSVVYPNECMLCREILRGKSIDKKHDGRCVQGVDCTGYLKTRPGKEAACALEHKPICGTDGTSYSNPCAFCTTVANGADTDWSSDGECPQVDCSDYKEPKPFCTLEYLPHCGSDGRTYGNRCQFCNAVVRGGEKLRFKHYGKC from the exons ATGATCGCGAGCGTTTTTGGGCTGCTTGGGCTGGTGCTCCTCAGCTGTCTTCCAG ATGCTGTCATCGAAGCAAGTCAG GCCGACTGCAGCAGCTTCAAGGTAGGCGCCACCGGCCTCGTGGCCTGCCCGCGAATCTTCCAACCCGTGTGCGGTACAGACGGCATCACTTACCCCAACGAGTGCTTCCTCTGCACACGAATCTT AAATGGGGCCAACGTCGACAAACAGCACGAGGGGACCTGCTTGCTG gccAATTGCAGCAGTTACCGCTTGAGTGAAGACAACGAAGTCGCCTGTCCCAAAAACCTTGAGCCCGTCTGCGGCACCGACAGCGTGGTCTACCCCAACGAGTGCATGCTGTGTAGGGAAATCCT GCGTGGCAAGAGCATTGACAAAAAGCACGATGGGAGATGCGTTCAG GGGGTGGACTGCACCGGCTACCTGAAAACCCGTCCTGGCAAggaggctgcctgtgccctggAGCACAAACCCATCTGCGGCACTGACGGCACTTCCTACAGCAACCCGTGTGCCTTCTGCACGACCGTCGC GAACGGGGCTGACACGGACTGGAGCAGTGACGGAGAATGTCCCCAG GTGGACTGCAGTGACTACAAGGAGCCCAAACCCTTCTGCACGCTGGAGTACCTGCCCCACTGCGGCTCCGACGGCCGCACGTACGGCAATAGGTGCCAGTTCTGCAATGCAGTCGT gaGAGGTGGTGAGAAACTTCGGTTCAAGCATTACGGGAAATGCTAA
- the LOC102561251 gene encoding serine protease inhibitor Kazal-type 6 isoform X1 encodes MKAMGILLLLSLALFCFSAHVAGKEEDKGSGGLRCPLRRREGGSAVTAVAAEMPDCSEFKDSGTFCTRESNPHCGDDGMTYGNLCAFCKAVEKSGGKLRLYHMGKC; translated from the exons ATGAAGGCAATGGGCAtcttgctgctgctgagcctggctcTTTTCTGCTTCTCCGCAC ATGTTGCCGGCAAAGAGGAGGACAAG GGCTCAGGTGGGCTGCGATGCCCATTGCGCCGGAGAGAAGGAGGCTCTGCCGTCACGGCCGTTGCGGCAGAAATG CCTGACTGCAGCGAGTTCAAGGACTCGGGCACCTTCTGCACGCGGGAGTCCAACCCCCACTGCGGCGACGACGGCATGACCTACGGCAACTTGTGCGCCTTCTGCAAGGCCGTCGA GAAAAGTGGGGGGAAGCTTCGACTGTACCACATGGGGAAATGCTGA
- the LOC102561251 gene encoding serine protease inhibitor Kazal-type 6 isoform X3, translated as MKAMGILLLLSLALFCFSAHVAGKEEDKPDCSEFKDSGTFCTRESNPHCGDDGMTYGNLCAFCKAVEKSGGKLRLYHMGKC; from the exons ATGAAGGCAATGGGCAtcttgctgctgctgagcctggctcTTTTCTGCTTCTCCGCAC ATGTTGCCGGCAAAGAGGAGGACAAG CCTGACTGCAGCGAGTTCAAGGACTCGGGCACCTTCTGCACGCGGGAGTCCAACCCCCACTGCGGCGACGACGGCATGACCTACGGCAACTTGTGCGCCTTCTGCAAGGCCGTCGA GAAAAGTGGGGGGAAGCTTCGACTGTACCACATGGGGAAATGCTGA
- the LOC102561635 gene encoding serine protease inhibitor Kazal-type 1, with protein MMLTRVTVLLALGLLCYLEGAAGQDDQDDYPKHVNCPGVYAPVCGTNGKTYHNVCFLKAENRKSMRTIRVRHRGPCQDDDLHES; from the exons ATGATGCTGACCAGGGTCACCGTGCTCCTCGCTCTCGGGCTCCTCTGCTACTTGGAGG gtgctgccgggcaggacGACCAG GATGATTACCCAAAGCACGTGAACTGCCCGGGTGTCTACGCCCCGGTGTGTGGCACAAACGGCAAGACGTATCACAACGTCTGCTTTCTGAAAGCGGAGAACCG AAAAAGCATGCGCACCATTCGCGTGAGGCACAGGGGACCTTGCCAGGACGACGACTTGCATGAATCCTGA